In Nicotiana tabacum cultivar K326 chromosome 11, ASM71507v2, whole genome shotgun sequence, a single window of DNA contains:
- the LOC107820637 gene encoding homeobox-leucine zipper protein ATHB-5 codes for MKRPCSSDSLGALMSMCPNTTDEQNHVYSTRDFQSMLLDEEGCIEESGHISEKKRRLSVEQVKALEKNFEVENKLEPERKVKLAQELGLQPRQVAVWFQNRRARWKTKQLERDYGVLKSNFDALKHNYESLKHDNEALLKEILELKSKVYTENGESKGVAVKEEAMESESDDNKVIEQSKPNDNDNNNNNFLENFEEDDEEEEINFENFNVAAAATSTNIFGDNFKDGSSDSDSSAILNEDNSPNAAAISSSGAFLISTNGNGNGNGSSTSLNFCFQFTESSSKSNLGDGQKGNNNYYQPQQYVKMEEHNFFNGEESCSTLFTDEQAPTLQWYCPEDWNWKE; via the exons ATGAAAAGACCTTGTAGTTCTGATTCTTTGGGTGCTTTGATGTCCATGTGTCCAAATACTACAG atGAGCAAAACCATGTGTATTCAACAAGGGACTTTCAGTCTATGTTATTAGATGAAGAAGGATGTATTGAAGAATCTGGTCATATTTCTGAGAAGAAAAGAAGACTAAGTGTTGAACAAGTAAAAGCTTTAGAGAAAAATTTTGAAGTTGAAAATAAACTTGAACCTGAAAGGAAAGTGAAGTTGGCTCAAGAACTAGGTTTGCAACCTAGACAAGTTGCTGTTTGGTTTCAAAACAGACGTGCTCGTTGGAAAACAAAGCAATTAGAGAGAGATTATGGTGTTCTTAAATCCAATTTTGATGCCCTCAAACATAATTATGAATCTCTCAAACATGACAATGAAGCTCTCTTGAAAGAG ATTCTTGAGCTGAAATCAAAGGTGTATACTGAGAATGGAGAAAGCAAAGGTGTTGCAGTGAAAGAAGAGGCTATGGAGTCTGAAAGTGATGACAACAAAGTGATTGAGCAGAGCAAGCCAAATGATaacgacaacaacaataataattttcttgaaaattttgaagaagatgatgaagaagaagaaatcaattttgagaattttaatgttgctgctgctgctacatCTACCAATATTTTTGGTGATAATTTCAAAGATGGATCTTCAGATAGTGATTCAAGTGCAATCTTGAATGAAGATAACAGTCCAAATGCTGCTGCTATTTCTTCATCTGGTGCTTTCTTGATTTCAACAAATGGAAATGGAAATGGAAATGGATCTTCAACTTCATTGAATTTTTGCTTCCAATTCACAGAATCAAGTTCAAAATCAAATCTTGGAGATGGCCAAAAGGGTAATAATAATTACTACCAGCCACAACAGTATGTGAAAATGGAGGAGCATAATTTTTTCAATGGTGAAGAATCTTGCAGTACTCTTTTCACAGATGAACAAGCTCCTACACTTCAATGGTACTGTCCTGAGGATTGGAATTGGAAAGAATAA